From the Cucurbita pepo subsp. pepo cultivar mu-cu-16 chromosome LG05, ASM280686v2, whole genome shotgun sequence genome, one window contains:
- the LOC111794475 gene encoding uncharacterized protein At5g39865-like, with translation MWRSWSKSMVQIPDKTSQSSSFSCSSFKDVQELFAEETAKPTSRKASIVFHRVRFVNSLLKAWSNAPPDGQSQRRFQSEPEPVLKLLDPKSTKPTQVPTRSEAVPLLDKQILVYFTSLRVIRSTFEDCRTVRSILRGFRVSVDERDLSMDSGFVSELHQLIGRRKVALPAVFIGGKYIGGAEEVRELHEIGELKKLIDGLPTADYGVCEVCGGFRFILCEECNGSHKLFSEKSGFKMCTVCNENGLIRCHSCSSAIF, from the coding sequence ATGTGGCGGTCGTGGAGCAAATCGATGGTTCAGATTCCTGATAAGACCTCGCAgtcctcttccttctcttgcTCCTCTTTCAAAGACGTTCAAGAACTTTTCGCTGAAGAAACCGCTAAACCTACCTCCAGAAAGGCCTCAATCGTCTTCCATCGAGTCCGATTTGTTAATTCCTTGCTCAAAGCATGGTCTAATGCTCCGCCGGATGGTCAATCGCAGCGTCGGTTTCAGTCTGAGCCTGAACCGGTTCTCAAATTACTAGACCCTAAATCGACTAAACCGACGCAGGTTCCGACGCGATCCGAGGCTGTACCGCTTTTGGACAAACAAATTTTGGTTTACTTCACGAGCCTACGCGTTATCCGGTCTACTTTTGAAGACTGCCGGACCGTCCGCTCGATTCTGCGAGGTTTCCGCGTTTCGGTCGATGAACGAGATCTGTCGATGGATTCGGGATTTGTGTCGGAGTTACATCAACTAATCGGTAGAAGGAAGGTGGCCTTGCCGGCGGTTTTCATCGGTGGCAAATATATCGGCGGGGCGGAGGAAGTCAGAGAGCTACATGAGATCGGTGAGCTGAAGAAGCTGATAGATGGGTTGCCGACGGCGGATTACGGCGTGTGTGAGGTCTGCGGCGGCTTCAGGTTCATTCTGTGTGAAGAGTGCAATGGAAGCCACAAATTGTTCTCGGAGAAAAGTGGATTCAAGATGTGTACGGTTTGCAACGAGAACGGTCTGATCAGGTGCCATTCTTGCTCTTCTGCTATATTTTGA